Proteins co-encoded in one Christiangramia fulva genomic window:
- a CDS encoding glycoside hydrolase family 28 protein codes for MKFYSIFLGLICSFFFFSCKSSGEAESDKIKTESLQPDWVSKVGSKDFKLREKVYYVNDYVAKMDSKVLNTEAIQKAIDVCAANGGGTVSFKPGIYLTGSVFIKEGVHFQIPKGVEIRGSEDIKDYPEIDTRIAGVEMKWPAALINVRNQKNVIIDGDGLVNGQGKVFWDYYWDLRKEYEPKGLRWIVDYDAKRPRTFLISNSEDVKLKQINIQKAGFWTVQILYSNHITVDGITIRNNIDGHGPSTDGVDIDSSKWILVQNCDIDCNDDNFCLKAGRDWDGLRVNRSTEYIVVRDCIARQGSGLLTIGSETSGSIRHVYASNIRGNGTKNGLNIKSATTRGGTVEDIYLENIKMDSVRTFIEVSMNWNPSYSYSKLPDGYDRDSIPLRWKKMLRHVEPRSKGIPKFQNITLYNIDVDGAKRAINVNGLNSSYVENINLKDVHIQAETAGQINYSKNWNLQNVTIETDDNSKLKIENSPGVTFSDSLYVNSQ; via the coding sequence ATGAAATTCTATTCTATATTCCTGGGTCTAATTTGCTCGTTTTTCTTTTTTTCCTGTAAATCTTCCGGTGAAGCAGAATCAGATAAGATAAAAACTGAAAGCCTTCAACCAGATTGGGTTTCAAAAGTTGGTTCCAAAGATTTTAAGTTGCGGGAAAAGGTATATTATGTTAATGATTATGTTGCCAAAATGGACAGTAAAGTTCTTAATACTGAAGCCATTCAAAAGGCTATTGATGTTTGTGCAGCCAATGGAGGCGGAACAGTATCCTTTAAGCCGGGAATTTATCTGACAGGATCTGTTTTTATAAAAGAAGGAGTGCATTTCCAAATTCCTAAAGGAGTTGAAATTAGGGGAAGTGAAGACATCAAAGACTATCCTGAAATAGACACCCGCATTGCAGGGGTTGAAATGAAATGGCCTGCAGCTTTGATCAATGTGAGGAACCAGAAAAATGTGATCATTGATGGAGATGGTCTGGTGAACGGGCAGGGAAAGGTCTTTTGGGATTATTATTGGGATTTGCGGAAGGAATATGAACCAAAAGGTCTAAGGTGGATCGTAGATTATGATGCCAAACGTCCTCGTACGTTCTTGATTTCGAATTCGGAAGACGTAAAGTTGAAGCAGATAAATATTCAGAAAGCCGGTTTCTGGACGGTGCAGATTTTATATTCCAATCACATAACTGTTGATGGTATTACCATCCGAAATAATATTGACGGGCATGGTCCAAGTACCGATGGGGTTGACATTGATTCTTCAAAATGGATCCTAGTTCAGAACTGCGATATAGACTGTAATGACGATAATTTTTGCCTCAAGGCTGGTCGTGATTGGGATGGTCTTAGGGTTAATCGCTCCACGGAATATATAGTGGTACGCGATTGTATTGCACGACAAGGCTCAGGCTTACTCACCATAGGAAGTGAAACTTCGGGAAGTATAAGGCATGTATATGCTTCAAATATCCGGGGTAATGGAACCAAAAACGGATTAAATATCAAATCGGCAACTACAAGGGGAGGTACAGTAGAAGATATCTACCTGGAAAATATAAAAATGGATTCTGTTCGAACTTTTATAGAAGTTTCGATGAACTGGAACCCTTCTTACAGTTATTCAAAATTGCCTGATGGTTATGATCGAGATTCCATACCCCTAAGATGGAAAAAAATGCTGAGGCATGTAGAACCGAGATCAAAGGGAATTCCAAAGTTTCAGAATATCACTCTTTATAATATTGACGTAGATGGAGCAAAAAGGGCTATCAACGTTAATGGCCTGAATAGTTCTTATGTAGAGAATATTAACCTAAAAGATGTGCATATTCAGGCTGAAACTGCCGGGCAAATAAACTATAGTAAAAACTGGAACCTCCAGAATGTCACAATAGAAACAGATGACAATTCAAAACTGAAGATCGAAAATTCTCCCGGCGTAACTTTTTCTGATTCATTATATGTCAATTCGCAATAG